Proteins found in one Brachypodium distachyon strain Bd21 chromosome 5, Brachypodium_distachyon_v3.0, whole genome shotgun sequence genomic segment:
- the LOC112269499 gene encoding classical arabinogalactan protein 9-like — translation MANALEFCPPPAWTLAPPPAWTTAPRPHTGSPGLLGSRPPAHAFHAYTNGAPYQSPYPMQPTPYLMQPLPYQYQQAATPPDVPATTTVPLYQAAAAPGASTTTSTSTPAPNWDQGAFIAAMTNFAAQGEGFSNQEGDRQIQLLW, via the exons ATGGCCAATGCCTTGGAATTCTGCCCACCTCCGGCATGGACACTGGCGCCACCACCTGCTTGGACTACGGCTCCGCGCCCACACACTGGCTCTCCCGGTCTACTTGGCTCAAGGCCACCGGCGCATGCATTTCACGCCTACACCAACGGCGCCCCGTACCAGTCGCCGTACCCGATGCAGCCTACGCCGTACCTGATGCAGCCTCTGCCATACCAGTACCAGCAGGCTGCAACACCACCAGACGTGCCCGCAACTACCACAGTTCCACTGTACCAAGCTGCAGCCGCACCAGGAGCGTCCACGACTACTTCCACGTCCACTCCTGCACCAAATTGGGATCAAGGCGCCTTCATTGCTGCCATGACCAATTTCGCCGCTCAGGGAGAAG gattttcaaaccaagaAGGAGATCGCCAGATTCAATTGCTCTGGTAG
- the LOC112269382 gene encoding uncharacterized protein LOC112269382, whose amino-acid sequence MTAMSPGLKILVGTELFNLIARDGATAQDIWVDLRRLFQDNSDVRINALHSELRSISQGDMPVSVYYQRVKAIGEELRELGDQMDNRSLINALLVGLSDRFDKQSAFIPLLKPPPTFSEVRSILQMEEMTQLCDAAGTATSCSSPSSGHATATWMVAKPQL is encoded by the exons ATGACGGCCATGTCGCCCGGCCTCAAGATCCTCGTTGG CACGGAGCTCTTCAACCTCATCGCTCGTGATGGTGCAACCGCTCAGGACATCTGGGTCGATTTGCGCCGCCTGTTCCAGGACAACAGCGACGTGCGCATCAACGCTCTTCACAGCGAGCTCCGCTCCATCTCTCAGGGTGACATGCCGGTCAGCGTCTACTATCAGCGCGTCAAGGCCATCGGCGAAGAACTCCGCGAGCTTGGTGACCAAATGGACAACCGCTCGCTGATCAATGCTTTGTTGGTTGGGCTCAGTGATCGCTTCGACAAGCAGTCTGCATTCATCCCGCTGCTGAAACCGCCACCAACCTTCTCCGAAGTTCGCAGCATCCTTCAGATGGAGGAGATGACACAG CTCTGCGACGCCGCCGGCACTGCCACCTCATGCAGCTCCCCCTCCTCTGGCCATGCAACCGCCACCTGGATGGTGGCCAAGCCCCAACTATGA
- the LOC100831910 gene encoding indole-3-glycerol phosphate synthase, chloroplastic, with the protein MEALAIGSVPSRPGLPPPTRHSHLRRPKTLLASAPPCRIIAAVPMDGAASRSPAPLRCTPAETDAVATSSDETAATAEATQQGDGIPVEDAAASIEGVDGIKIRRRPVTGPSVHYVGPFQFRLENEGNTPRNILEKIVWNKDVEVWQMKERRPLYMLKGPLDNAPPARDFVAALKASYDRTALPALIAEVKKASPSRGVLRENFDPVVIAQTYEINGAACLSVLTDAKYFQGSFDNLEAIRNAGVQCPLLCKEFIIDAWQLYYARSKGADAVLLIAAVLPDRDIKYMLKICKILGMAALVEVHDEREMDRVLGIDGIQLIGINNRNLETFEVDISNTKNLLEGERGQLIAQKGIIVVGESGLFTPDHISFVQNAGVKAVLVGESLIKQEDPGKAIAGLFGKDISHASAV; encoded by the exons ATGGAAGCGCTCGCTATCGGATCCGTGCCTTCCCGGCCAGGCCTACCACCTCCGACCCGCCACTCCCATCTTCGGCGCCCCAAAACCCTACTCGCCTCCGCGCCCCCTTGCCGCATCATCGCCGCCGTTCCCATGGACGGCGCCGCCAGCCGGAGCCCCGCGCCTCTCCGCTGCACTCCCGCCGAGACG GATGCTGTGGCGACGAGCTCGGACGAGACGGCGGCCACGGCTGAAGCCACCCAGCAGGGCGACGGAATCCCAGTGGAAGATGCCGCCGCAAGCATCGAGGGGGTCGACGGGATAAAGATTCGGAGGCGCCCGGTGACGGGGCCGTCGGTGCACTACGTTGGCCCGTTTCAGTTCCGCCTCGAGAACGAGGGGAACACGCCTCGCAACATCCTCGAGAAGATTGTGTGGAATAAGGACGTTGAGGTTTGGCAG ATGAAGGAGAGAAGGCCCTTGTACATGCTGAAAGGTCCGCTGGACAATGCGCCTCCAGCGAGGGACTTTGTAGCGGCCCTGAAAGCATCATATGATCGGACTGCTCTGCCTGCTCTGATTGCAGAGGTCAAGAAGGCTTCACCAAGCCGGGGGGTTCTGAGGGAGAATTTTGATCCG GTCGTGATCGCTCAAACATACGAGATAAATGGAGCAGCATGCTTAAGTGTTCTTACAGATGCAAAATACTTCCAG GGAAGTTTTGACAACTTGGAGGCTATACGCAATGCTGGAGTACAG TGTCCTCTTCTGTGTAAAGAGTTCATCATTGATGCCTGGCAACTTTACTATGCACGTTCCAAGGGAGCAGATGCTGTTCTTCTGATTGCTGCTGTCTTACCAGATCGTGATATCAAGTATATGCTGAAAATATGTAAAATACTTGGCATGGCTGCTTTAGTTGAG GTGCATGATGAAAGGGAAATGGACCGTGTTCTAGGGATAGATGGTATTCAGCTCATCGGCATCAATAACCGTAATCTTG AGACTTTTGAAGTTGATATCTCGAATACCAAAAATCTTCTGGAGGGTGAACGAGGACAACTTATAGCCCAGAAGGGAATAATT GTTGTAGGGGAATCTGGACTGTTCACACCTGACCATATTTCATTTGTTCAGAATGCTGGGGTCAAAGCA GTTCTCGTTGGGGAGTCCCTCATCAAGCAGGAGGATCCAGGGAAAGCAATAGCTGGGCTTTTTGGTAAAGATATCTCACATGCGAGTGCTGTGTAA
- the LOC100829262 gene encoding protection of telomeres protein 1b isoform X2, whose amino-acid sequence MHVSLSHCRTNRTMAAAAAHERKRQREGNAAPSTAAAAAGEAQYVYLPIADALKVPGVRVCLFAAVSEIGAVVRSRGTDNTALLPCVRSTGDVISLHNVVITMHYGEFFVTVNKKFSSFALFEGKVSTEFRPYQASMKYHGSKHDDGILTQTRMWLVYHPPGLKDLELQLSSIKSDSTFDLVCKVLHVCQAPSGEWIFYVWDGTDAPTTEFQTFSDTEAVPSVPLHLEGAPLPREVLCTLPCIGTVLRVFTNKFSKEILHLQKDIYWARFCNITCKHEFGIWKGTLLPSSRVRLLSNEDGSVVERSKMYDSRCAIQVHRQPMAGLHKAPDITDVEYKRAGYTTLMESLTHGQVTHKFKTLVRIVAAYPCQGNDLHSLVTGNYCLRLTLEDPTARIHAYVHKEDGVRFFGGFLTPDALTRKMNRLLGVPEPEEADEEGTPLTRNPPWVWCCLKSYRLDKDDPWGSRRYRIFGTEIRD is encoded by the exons ATGCACGTGTCCCTCTCGCACTGTCGCACAAATCGTActatggcggcggcagcggcacacGAGCGGAAGCGGCAGCGCGAGGGCAACGCGGCTccatcgacggcggcggcggcggcaggggaggCCCAGTACGTGTACCTGCCTATCGCCGACGCCCTTAAGGTCCCCGGTGTCCGTGTCTGCCTCTTCGCGGCCGTCTCCGAGATCGGCGCCGTCGTCCGCAGCCGAGGCACTG ATAACACTGCACTGCTGCCCTGTGTTAGGTCAACCGGAGATGTGATCAGTCTCCATAATGTTGTG ATAACAATGCATTATGGAGAATTCTTTGTAACTGTCAACAAAAAGTTTTCTTCATTTGCACTATTTGAAGGGAAAGTGTCTACAGAATTCAGGCCGTACCAGGCTTCTATGAAATATCATGGAAGCAAACATGACGATGGAATTTTAACCCAGACGAGAATGTGGCTTGTGTATCATCCTCCAG GTCTGAAAGATCTTGAATTGCAACTAAGCAGTATAAAGTCAGATTCTACTTTCGATCTTGTATGCAAG GTACTTCATGTCTGTCAAGCTCCGAGTGGGGAATGGATTTTCTATGTTTGGGATGGAACTGATGCTCCTACGACTGAATTTCAGACATT TTCGGACACGGAAGCAGTTCCATCAGTCCCTCTACATCTTGAAGGAGCACCTTTACCCAGGGAGGTTTTATGCACACTGCCTTGTATTGGGACTGTCCTGCGGGTTTTCACAAACAAGTTTTCAAAGGAAATATTGCACTTGCAAAAGGATATTTATTGGGCCAGGTTCTGCAATATTACTTGCAAACATGAGTTTGGCATATGGAAAGGCACTTTGCTACCTTCCAGTCGAGTTCGTCTTTTATCGAATGAAGATGGCAGTGTGGTTGAACGATCGAA GATGTATGACAGTCGTTGTGCCATCCAAGTTCATCGACAGCCAATGGCTGGCCTCCACAAGGCCCCTGATATTACTG ATGTGGAGTACAAAAGAGCAGGTTACACGACATTAATGGAGTCGCTCACTCATGGACAG GTGACACATAAATTCAAAACCCTGGTCCGTATTGTCGCAGCATATCCATGTCAAGGCAATGACCTCCATTCACTAGTGACTGGGAATTATTGTCTCCGGTTGACTCTTGAAGATCCTACAGCCAGAATTCATGCCTACGTCCACAAGGAGGATGGG GTCAGATTTTTCGGCGGTTTTCTCACTCCGGACGCGTTGACCAGAAAGATGAACAGGCTTTTGGGTGTTCCAGAGCCAGAAGAAGCTGACGAAGAAGGTACCCCGTTGACCAGGAATCCGCCTTGGGTATGGTGTTGCCTGAAATCCTACCGTCTGGACAAGGACGACCCCTGGGGCAGCAGGCGGTACCGGATCTTCGGCACAGAGATCAGGGATTGA
- the LOC100829262 gene encoding protection of telomeres protein 1b isoform X1: MHVSLSHCRTNRTMAAAAAHERKRQREGNAAPSTAAAAAGEAQYVYLPIADALKVPGVRVCLFAAVSEIGAVVRSRGTDFTLTLRIVDQSRTSGISVTFFADNTALLPCVRSTGDVISLHNVVITMHYGEFFVTVNKKFSSFALFEGKVSTEFRPYQASMKYHGSKHDDGILTQTRMWLVYHPPGLKDLELQLSSIKSDSTFDLVCKVLHVCQAPSGEWIFYVWDGTDAPTTEFQTFSDTEAVPSVPLHLEGAPLPREVLCTLPCIGTVLRVFTNKFSKEILHLQKDIYWARFCNITCKHEFGIWKGTLLPSSRVRLLSNEDGSVVERSKMYDSRCAIQVHRQPMAGLHKAPDITDVEYKRAGYTTLMESLTHGQVTHKFKTLVRIVAAYPCQGNDLHSLVTGNYCLRLTLEDPTARIHAYVHKEDGVRFFGGFLTPDALTRKMNRLLGVPEPEEADEEGTPLTRNPPWVWCCLKSYRLDKDDPWGSRRYRIFGTEIRD, from the exons ATGCACGTGTCCCTCTCGCACTGTCGCACAAATCGTActatggcggcggcagcggcacacGAGCGGAAGCGGCAGCGCGAGGGCAACGCGGCTccatcgacggcggcggcggcggcaggggaggCCCAGTACGTGTACCTGCCTATCGCCGACGCCCTTAAGGTCCCCGGTGTCCGTGTCTGCCTCTTCGCGGCCGTCTCCGAGATCGGCGCCGTCGTCCGCAGCCGAGGCACTG attTCACTCTTACACTGAGGATTGTTGATCAATCACGTACATCTGGGATCTCTGTGACATTTTTTGCAGATAACACTGCACTGCTGCCCTGTGTTAGGTCAACCGGAGATGTGATCAGTCTCCATAATGTTGTG ATAACAATGCATTATGGAGAATTCTTTGTAACTGTCAACAAAAAGTTTTCTTCATTTGCACTATTTGAAGGGAAAGTGTCTACAGAATTCAGGCCGTACCAGGCTTCTATGAAATATCATGGAAGCAAACATGACGATGGAATTTTAACCCAGACGAGAATGTGGCTTGTGTATCATCCTCCAG GTCTGAAAGATCTTGAATTGCAACTAAGCAGTATAAAGTCAGATTCTACTTTCGATCTTGTATGCAAG GTACTTCATGTCTGTCAAGCTCCGAGTGGGGAATGGATTTTCTATGTTTGGGATGGAACTGATGCTCCTACGACTGAATTTCAGACATT TTCGGACACGGAAGCAGTTCCATCAGTCCCTCTACATCTTGAAGGAGCACCTTTACCCAGGGAGGTTTTATGCACACTGCCTTGTATTGGGACTGTCCTGCGGGTTTTCACAAACAAGTTTTCAAAGGAAATATTGCACTTGCAAAAGGATATTTATTGGGCCAGGTTCTGCAATATTACTTGCAAACATGAGTTTGGCATATGGAAAGGCACTTTGCTACCTTCCAGTCGAGTTCGTCTTTTATCGAATGAAGATGGCAGTGTGGTTGAACGATCGAA GATGTATGACAGTCGTTGTGCCATCCAAGTTCATCGACAGCCAATGGCTGGCCTCCACAAGGCCCCTGATATTACTG ATGTGGAGTACAAAAGAGCAGGTTACACGACATTAATGGAGTCGCTCACTCATGGACAG GTGACACATAAATTCAAAACCCTGGTCCGTATTGTCGCAGCATATCCATGTCAAGGCAATGACCTCCATTCACTAGTGACTGGGAATTATTGTCTCCGGTTGACTCTTGAAGATCCTACAGCCAGAATTCATGCCTACGTCCACAAGGAGGATGGG GTCAGATTTTTCGGCGGTTTTCTCACTCCGGACGCGTTGACCAGAAAGATGAACAGGCTTTTGGGTGTTCCAGAGCCAGAAGAAGCTGACGAAGAAGGTACCCCGTTGACCAGGAATCCGCCTTGGGTATGGTGTTGCCTGAAATCCTACCGTCTGGACAAGGACGACCCCTGGGGCAGCAGGCGGTACCGGATCTTCGGCACAGAGATCAGGGATTGA
- the LOC100829262 gene encoding protection of telomeres protein 1b isoform X3 codes for MHVSLSHCRTNRTMAAAAAHERKRQREGNAAPSTAAAAAGEAQYVYLPIADALKVPGVRVCLFAAVSEIGAVVRSRGTDFTLTLRIVDQSRTSGISVTFFADNTALLPCVRSTGDVISLHNVVITMHYGEFFVTVNKKFSSFALFEGKVSTEFRPYQASMKYHGSKHDDGILTQTRMWLVYHPPGLKDLELQLSSIKSDSTFDLVCKVLHVCQAPSGEWIFYVWDGTDAPTTEFQTFSDTEAVPSVPLHLEGAPLPREVLCTLPCIGTVLRVFTNKFSKEILHLQKDIYWARFCNITCKHEFGIWKGTLLPSSRVRLLSNEDGSVVERSKMYDSRCAIQVHRQPMAGLHKAPDITDVEYKRAGYTTLMESLTHGQVTHKFKTLVRIVAAYPCQGNDLHSLVTGNYCLRLTLEDPTARIHAYVHKEDGIFRRFSHSGRVDQKDEQAFGCSRARRS; via the exons ATGCACGTGTCCCTCTCGCACTGTCGCACAAATCGTActatggcggcggcagcggcacacGAGCGGAAGCGGCAGCGCGAGGGCAACGCGGCTccatcgacggcggcggcggcggcaggggaggCCCAGTACGTGTACCTGCCTATCGCCGACGCCCTTAAGGTCCCCGGTGTCCGTGTCTGCCTCTTCGCGGCCGTCTCCGAGATCGGCGCCGTCGTCCGCAGCCGAGGCACTG attTCACTCTTACACTGAGGATTGTTGATCAATCACGTACATCTGGGATCTCTGTGACATTTTTTGCAGATAACACTGCACTGCTGCCCTGTGTTAGGTCAACCGGAGATGTGATCAGTCTCCATAATGTTGTG ATAACAATGCATTATGGAGAATTCTTTGTAACTGTCAACAAAAAGTTTTCTTCATTTGCACTATTTGAAGGGAAAGTGTCTACAGAATTCAGGCCGTACCAGGCTTCTATGAAATATCATGGAAGCAAACATGACGATGGAATTTTAACCCAGACGAGAATGTGGCTTGTGTATCATCCTCCAG GTCTGAAAGATCTTGAATTGCAACTAAGCAGTATAAAGTCAGATTCTACTTTCGATCTTGTATGCAAG GTACTTCATGTCTGTCAAGCTCCGAGTGGGGAATGGATTTTCTATGTTTGGGATGGAACTGATGCTCCTACGACTGAATTTCAGACATT TTCGGACACGGAAGCAGTTCCATCAGTCCCTCTACATCTTGAAGGAGCACCTTTACCCAGGGAGGTTTTATGCACACTGCCTTGTATTGGGACTGTCCTGCGGGTTTTCACAAACAAGTTTTCAAAGGAAATATTGCACTTGCAAAAGGATATTTATTGGGCCAGGTTCTGCAATATTACTTGCAAACATGAGTTTGGCATATGGAAAGGCACTTTGCTACCTTCCAGTCGAGTTCGTCTTTTATCGAATGAAGATGGCAGTGTGGTTGAACGATCGAA GATGTATGACAGTCGTTGTGCCATCCAAGTTCATCGACAGCCAATGGCTGGCCTCCACAAGGCCCCTGATATTACTG ATGTGGAGTACAAAAGAGCAGGTTACACGACATTAATGGAGTCGCTCACTCATGGACAG GTGACACATAAATTCAAAACCCTGGTCCGTATTGTCGCAGCATATCCATGTCAAGGCAATGACCTCCATTCACTAGTGACTGGGAATTATTGTCTCCGGTTGACTCTTGAAGATCCTACAGCCAGAATTCATGCCTACGTCCACAAGGAGGATGGG ATTTTTCGGCGGTTTTCTCACTCCGGACGCGTTGACCAGAAAGATGAACAGGCTTTTGGGTGTTCCAGAGCCAGAAGAAGCTGA